In Candidatus Limnocylindrales bacterium, the following are encoded in one genomic region:
- a CDS encoding beta-galactosidase: MSGISSEGYGVYVLNKMEEPFNPTGLNSPYVRGISPRVKWWTLEPVEGHYVWSYLDEVFQTAAQYNKKVILRVHPGVFTPEWVYQAGAQRVQRPDDRGRSPRKKRFSSNPDRGETFIGNEQGLPDGGPPVQDRLPSLPVPWDPVYLAKWTNFIDNLGKRYRANPNLYAVAVAGPTVTSVEFHLRGKEKDWESFGYTPAKLLDAWKQCIDAYARAFPNKAIVLNMAFQILGNRELPQQIIDYGLGTYKSRLFIQGNWLSANTSPERLKVLQQFSKQTTIGFQMLGTANRVGNLRKAIENGLAGGASYLEIYEFDVVNPEFREDIQFAATQLQRVSVKSSEFQKSGTSKSSETIDNGTSTLEGSKPLGNELSTSTIRQLTQQLRQARRALSTRDLPKSIEEFQEARNTLDLLQKDYPQVGDQLLEAQTKLNQIIDHLHRNNLPEARRLYRETLQILRSAKIEVLNESPLEK, encoded by the coding sequence ATGAGTGGCATCTCTAGCGAAGGTTATGGGGTTTATGTCCTGAATAAAATGGAGGAACCTTTTAATCCAACAGGGTTAAATTCTCCGTATGTTCGAGGAATAAGTCCCCGGGTTAAATGGTGGACCCTAGAGCCTGTGGAAGGTCATTATGTCTGGAGTTATCTCGATGAAGTTTTTCAAACGGCCGCCCAATACAATAAAAAAGTTATCCTTCGGGTTCACCCCGGTGTTTTTACACCCGAGTGGGTCTATCAAGCGGGCGCTCAAAGGGTTCAGCGACCAGACGATAGGGGACGTTCTCCCCGCAAAAAGCGCTTTTCTTCCAACCCTGATAGAGGAGAGACCTTTATAGGCAATGAACAAGGGCTTCCAGATGGTGGACCCCCTGTTCAGGATAGACTGCCTTCTCTACCGGTCCCCTGGGATCCCGTTTATTTAGCTAAGTGGACAAATTTTATCGATAATCTGGGAAAGCGATACCGGGCCAATCCTAACCTTTATGCGGTTGCCGTTGCAGGGCCTACCGTTACTTCAGTGGAATTCCATCTCCGAGGTAAAGAAAAAGACTGGGAAAGTTTTGGGTATACCCCGGCTAAACTACTCGATGCCTGGAAACAATGCATAGATGCCTATGCCAGGGCCTTTCCAAATAAAGCGATTGTCTTAAACATGGCTTTTCAAATCCTAGGAAACCGGGAGCTTCCTCAACAAATTATCGATTATGGCCTCGGGACCTATAAGAGCCGGTTGTTTATCCAGGGAAATTGGTTAAGTGCTAATACCTCCCCCGAAAGGTTAAAGGTCCTGCAACAGTTCAGTAAGCAAACGACGATTGGATTTCAGATGTTGGGTACGGCCAATCGGGTGGGGAACTTACGAAAAGCTATAGAAAATGGCCTTGCAGGAGGAGCGAGTTACCTGGAAATTTATGAGTTTGATGTGGTTAATCCAGAGTTTAGGGAAGATATCCAATTTGCAGCTACCCAACTTCAAAGGGTCTCGGTCAAATCTTCTGAATTTCAAAAGTCCGGTACAAGTAAAAGCTCAGAAACAATAGATAATGGAACCTCCACCCTGGAAGGATCGAAACCCCTTGGCAATGAACTTTCCACTTCTACAATTCGCCAACTAACCCAACAATTGCGCCAGGCTAGAAGGGCACTTTCTACCCGGGACTTACCTAAATCCATAGAGGAATTCCAGGAAGCCAGAAATACCCTGGATCTCCTCCAGAAAGACTATCCCCAGGTTGGGGATCAACTTCTTGAAGCTCAAACCAAACTGAACCAAATCATAGATCATCTCCATCGTAATAACCTGCCTGAAGCCAGGCGATTATATCGAGAAACCCTCCAGATCCTGAGGTCGGCAAAAATAGAAGTTTTAAATGAATCGCCTCTGGAAAAATGA
- a CDS encoding lysophospholipid acyltransferase family protein translates to MKEFPIKRYLKDFSLLLVYYPYRWLIQVLPFRIGYQIATLLGSIHYLFVPSKQKRKIIHNLDMVLGDKLNFQEKKAVVRGIYIHKQKAYTDLFIMAREDYKKYFDACSNEGISYLDQALAEGKGVVGVNFHFSSANLIATYLTYKGYKMSPILVLTGTKGASPWISQKILDLRSSIWKERGNFQIITSSKSLVSAVINQYRSLAENRVISAAGDGPLGKKFTLVNFFNVKLKAPLGPVLMAAKSGAPIVLSFVIRREDGTHHFVFKEPIKVQQEDEEVFKGIVQNYFTQLEYYVARYPDSWLYWTRMEKERVENGVPVIQLLLATGLTHIE, encoded by the coding sequence ATGAAAGAATTCCCCATAAAGCGCTATCTTAAGGATTTTTCTTTACTTCTGGTTTATTATCCCTATCGCTGGCTAATTCAAGTTTTACCTTTCCGGATCGGTTATCAGATAGCCACCTTACTGGGTAGTATCCATTACTTGTTTGTCCCTTCTAAACAAAAACGTAAAATAATCCATAATCTGGATATGGTTTTGGGAGATAAACTTAATTTTCAGGAGAAAAAAGCCGTTGTACGGGGTATTTATATCCATAAACAAAAGGCCTATACCGATCTCTTTATTATGGCGAGAGAGGATTATAAAAAATATTTTGACGCCTGTAGCAATGAAGGGATAAGTTATCTAGATCAGGCCTTAGCCGAAGGGAAAGGTGTTGTAGGAGTAAATTTTCATTTTAGCTCTGCCAATCTGATAGCTACTTATCTGACCTATAAAGGCTACAAAATGAGTCCTATCCTGGTATTAACAGGGACGAAAGGGGCAAGTCCCTGGATTTCCCAGAAAATCTTAGACCTCAGATCTTCGATCTGGAAAGAACGAGGAAATTTCCAGATTATTACCTCCTCAAAATCCCTGGTTTCTGCAGTTATAAACCAGTATCGATCCCTGGCAGAAAATCGAGTTATCAGTGCAGCCGGGGACGGACCTCTAGGAAAAAAATTCACCTTAGTCAACTTCTTTAATGTCAAGCTGAAAGCGCCGCTTGGACCTGTTCTTATGGCTGCAAAAAGCGGTGCGCCTATAGTTCTAAGCTTTGTAATCCGACGGGAAGACGGAACCCATCATTTTGTTTTTAAGGAACCTATCAAAGTCCAGCAAGAAGATGAGGAAGTCTTCAAAGGAATTGTCCAGAATTACTTCACACAATTGGAGTATTATGTTGCGCGATATCCAGATAGCTGGCTTTATTGGACACGTATGGAGAAGGAAAGAGTTGAAAATGGAGTTCCTGTGATTCAATTATTGCTTGCGACAGGACTTACCCATATAGAATAA
- a CDS encoding lysophospholipid acyltransferase family protein, producing the protein MKLYFKNLLLLLVYFPYRWLIQTLPFRISYKLATLLGNIQYLFASPKQKHQILTNLNLIFGDKFNLQEKKTILKRFYATKHRILMDLFIMGRKDYGKYFRACKVEGLNYIDEVLSRGKGLVVVTFHFGPVNLVSAYLAYRGYKITPLLVLPTHLKDTSPWVSQKVLGIKSSIWKTRGNYQVITSLKSLLSLVRIQYECLKQNQIIDATGDGALGKRFTLVDFFNVKLKVPLGPVLMAAKSGAGIVPGFVILQKDFTQYFVFKEPIQVEGEEEEILKGAVQEYIRHLEHYISQHPDYWTHWARMEKEGFENGVPVMQVIPGITD; encoded by the coding sequence ATGAAGCTGTATTTCAAAAACCTCCTGCTTTTGCTGGTTTATTTTCCCTATCGTTGGCTAATCCAGACTTTACCCTTTCGGATTAGCTATAAGCTGGCTACTTTATTGGGAAATATCCAATATCTCTTCGCTTCCCCTAAACAAAAACATCAAATTCTTACTAACTTAAATCTCATTTTTGGCGATAAGTTTAACCTTCAAGAAAAGAAAACTATTTTAAAACGTTTTTATGCTACTAAACACAGGATCCTCATGGATCTTTTTATTATGGGAAGAAAAGATTATGGGAAGTATTTCCGGGCCTGTAAGGTAGAAGGTCTGAATTATATAGACGAAGTTTTATCTCGAGGTAAAGGTTTAGTAGTCGTCACCTTTCATTTTGGTCCTGTTAATCTGGTTTCAGCCTATTTAGCTTATCGAGGTTATAAAATAACTCCTTTACTGGTATTGCCCACCCATCTCAAGGATACCAGCCCCTGGGTTTCACAAAAGGTCCTGGGTATTAAAAGTTCCATCTGGAAAACACGGGGAAATTATCAAGTTATTACCTCCTTGAAATCTCTGTTGTCTTTAGTTAGAATTCAGTATGAGTGCTTAAAGCAGAATCAAATTATCGATGCAACGGGAGATGGGGCACTTGGGAAAAGATTTACTCTGGTAGACTTTTTTAATGTAAAACTAAAAGTTCCTCTGGGACCTGTCCTCATGGCTGCAAAAAGCGGCGCAGGGATAGTTCCTGGTTTTGTGATTTTGCAAAAAGACTTTACGCAATATTTCGTCTTTAAAGAACCGATTCAGGTCGAGGGAGAGGAGGAAGAAATCTTAAAAGGAGCTGTTCAGGAATATATCCGGCATTTAGAGCATTATATTTCCCAGCATCCCGATTATTGGACCCATTGGGCACGCATGGAGAAGGAAGGTTTTGAGAATGGAGTTCCTGTAATGCAGGTAATTCCCGGAATAACCGATTAA